Within the Calditrichota bacterium genome, the region TTCCGAAGTGGTTTGGCGGGTAAGTTAGCCAATGTCCGGGACCAATAACTTCGACTTTTTGATACCGGCCTTCAACGAGGCTGGAACGCTGGCAGTACTTATTGCCGGGATCAGAGAAGAGGGCTTTGCGGGTGAAATAGTGATTGTCGATGACGGCTCAACCGATGCAACAGCCGATGTGGCAAAGAGCGCAGCCGGCGTCACAGTCCTGTCACATTCAACCAATCGAGGCAAAGGTGAAGCACTCAAGACCGGCTTCAATCATTTGATTGGTCGCTCGCAAGCGAAAGAACCGAATTGGATCATCACGATGGATGCCGATCTACAGCATCTGCCGGCGAGCCTTTCCGGGTTTATCGAAGCGGCTGAGTCGGGCCGTTTTGACCTAATCATCGGTGCCCGGCAGCGATTTGGAACGGCGATGCCGCTCCATAGGCGATTCTCAAATGGCTTGACCAGTCGGTTGATGTCGCTGGCGACTGCCCGGAAGATTCAGGATGCTCAATGCGGTTTTCGCTGTATAAGGCTCGAACTCCTGCGGAGCATCAAACTATCGACGTCGCATTACGATCTCGAGAGCGAGTTGATCTTCAAAGCCGTCAGGTTGGGCGCCAGAATCGGTTGGGTTGACATACCGACTACCTATAACGGAGCCTCCAGCGGTATTCATGGAGTAGCCGACACCGTTCGATTCGTTAGATTGTTCTGGCGACACATGACCGACGCTCTCTATCGGGAGGCGGCAAATGTATCGCGCTGAGCGCGACGCAATGGTAAAGTATCAGTTGGAGAAGCGCGGTATCGCCGACCGGCGGGTGATCGAAGCGATGCGGCGCCTTGAACGGCATCACTTTGTCAGCGTCGAAGAGGAGCCCTATGCCTATGAAGACCGCCCCATCGCCATAGGATACCGGCAGACCATTTCCCAGCCCTATATCGTTGCGCTGATGACCCAGACATTAATGCTTGGAGGCAGTGAACGAGTCCTTGAAATTGGAACCGGTTCAGGCTACCAGACAGCGTTGCTTGCGTTACTTGCCAGAGAGGTTCTTACCATTGAGCGGCATCCCGAACTGACAGTAAGGGCACGCAAGCGGATTGAGGTATTGGAGATCGTCAACGTCTCATTTAAGATAGGGGACGGGACGATTGGCTGGCCTGAACTGGCACCTTACGACCGGATTTTGGTAACGGCCGGAGCGCCGAAGGTGCCGCTGCCGTTGATCAGTCAACTGGAACCGGGGGGACGGCTGGTGATTCCGGTAGGGGGGAGGCGGACTCAGGTGTTAAAAGTCGTTTCCAAGTCAATCGGCGGCGACTTGTCGTTCGAGGAACGGGGAGGATGCCTCTTTGTTCCACTGGTGGGACAGGAGGGATGGGATAGCGAATAGACTGTCAGAATGAATGATGATGACGATGATAATAGCATTATAAATGGGTGCGGTTCATCTTGTTTGTCTCCCCGCTCAGCGGGGGGACTACAGGGGGGTAGAAGTGCAACCCCATATTGCCCCTCCTTTTATTCCCCCCCGCGATGCAAGGGGGAGAAGACAAGAACTAACTGCACCAAGTAGTAAGATGAGTAATTCATACGGGATGCTTCGCTTCGAAAACAGACATATACCACCAGATGACAATACTTGTGGAGTAATTCACTTCACCAGAACTACTCTCTTTGTAGATGATCGGCCTGATGCCATATCAGGGATAGAGAGAAAGTAAGGACCGTTAGGCAAGAGGCGTCCCGACTTATCCTTCGCCTCCCAGTTAAGGAGTCCCGGGTTATTTAAAGGTAATTGCTCTACAATCCGTCCGGCCAGATCGAAGATCTGGATCTTCGAACTTGTCGGGATATGCCCCTCGATATGGATAGACAACCGGCCATTGAACGGATTTGGCCAGATGCTGACCAAACGCCAATTCGTGGGGTAAGGCGAAGGCCCGGGGTGGTCGCCAACACCGGCTTCAATGCCGAACCAATCCATTATCGACGACAGAGCGGACTCCCGGCTCGTCGTCCCGCCTTGACCGCTGATTCCCTCAAAGCCGAATGCCAGGAATAGCCCCTTGGCGCCGGAAGGCTGCGTCCATCTGACGGCTGCCACCGAATCGTGCGTCCCGGTGTAGAATGCACAGGCCACTCCGCCGTTGACAGGGCTGACGGCAGCCGTTGAGGCTTGATTGTTCGCGCCGCGATTGCCAACCAGTAGAAAGTTCATCCCCTCGAACAGATCGTCGCCGGCAACTCCGGTAACCTGTCGACGCCCGGTGCTATCAGCAACCCGGCGACTATGCAGAAAGTTGCTCATGAACTGCGAGTCGTGCAAATCGTCGACGACATTTTGACCGGTTACGAAGACATGCCCGCCACCACGATGAAAGGCCGCCAGTTCAGCCCGGTCATCTGAGGGAACTGTCCCGGTGCGGCGATTGCCGGTGAAGTAGATGATAGCCTGGAAGCCGGTCGTAAGCGATGCAATGCTTCCGCCGGTCAACCTCGTCCAGCGAATGAAGGGATAGCCTGCTGCATCGAGACTGCTCTCATAGAAGGGGCTAAACGTCGTTGCCGAGTCGTTATCGACCAGTAGAATAGGCGGCTGTTCAAATCGTAAGGACATACTATTCACCTCACCTGCACGCACCTCGTAATCTTCTATTACGCGACTGACATAGGGGAAGACCGGATCCAGTTCGACCCGGTAACGACCGGTCATCATCCTGCCGGAACCGAAGTTTCCCGGTGGAACGTGAATCTCCACCGGTGGCTCCGTAGAGTCGAGTGCGGTGTGATAGAATCGAGCCATTAGTTCAATGCTCTGGTCGCGCTCGTTGAGGGCTGAGACTTGAACCTCGGCAGTCGGCAGAGCTTCGATTCGCCAGCGAAGGGTATCGTCGCTGCGGTCGGCATCTTCCTCGTGAAGGAGGACTAATTCGAAGTTGTGACTACCCGGAGCGGGAATTTCCCAAGTTTCGTGAAGTATGACCTCGGCGGGATTCCATCCCTCGATGACGAACCGGTCTTCGACCTCAAGCGCACCGGTCAGGCGAAAAGGAACTATTAGTCGTTCCTGTGCTCCTTCGGATACGAGGCTTACGCTGAGACGCAATCCTTCGCCAGCCGGGTATGGCCGGTTGAGGCGAGGCGACAGGAGTCCTAACACTGCCGCATCGATCTGAGGCAACTGATCGAGGTTGTTATATAGACCCATCCAGGCGGTATAGGCGCTGACCCAGGATTGGTCACGGTTGTCGCGGTCGCCAATGGTTGCCGGGATGCCGCCATCGTGGTCATGATCCTGTGCGATCAGGCTGTCAACTATTGCGATGGCATTAGAAACGTATTCTCGGTTGCCGGTCAGTTGAAAAGCACTCCACCAGGCATGGGCATACCAGATGTTCCATGAGTTGTTCCACTCTCCGCGACCGGCAAAGATATCCATCTGTTCAAGGCGGGACACCGCCCACTCGCGCGTGTCGTCAGGCCGGTCAAAGCCGAGGGAGTTGAGGACCCCCCACATAGCCGTCCCGCCGCAGAGAGCCCATATCTCATTGGCATTGAGGCGGGCTGGTCGAGCGTCGATCCAACCTATCACATCTGTCGCAATTTCAAGCGCCGCATTGCGATAGTCATCGTTGTTAATGTTCTCCGCAAACAGAAAGAGCGTTCCGGCGGCCCATCCGGCGACCAGCGGCATGAGGCGATCTGCATGGTCAGGAGTGAACTCCGGCGTGAACTCGACGAGGTGGTCGGCGCATTGAATGGCATACTCAAGTCGATCGTTGCCATAAACTTCACGATATGCCATCTCTGCCATTATGCCCCAACCGGCATTATGCAAGGCATAGAACTGACCGGGAGGCGACTCCCGCCAGGCCGGGAATCGCGTGCAATAGAGCCAGGCGGCTTCGATGTTCGCCCGATAGCGATCCGGGTCGTCGAAGAGCAAGCCGTAGAGCGACCATACCCGAATCGCCTCCTGTGTGTTATCGGTCTCAACAATAGCCCAGAGCGCGTTGTCCTCGCCCTCGTGCAGACCACCGAAGTTGGCATCTTCGGGATCCGATTCCTGCATTCTGGTCAGAAATTCACAGGTGGCAAGGAACTGGCCATAATAGTTGCCTGGGTCGCGCCGAGGTAGTTGTGGTCTGTGAGGCTGCAGACGGTCAAGCGGTGAGTCGATCGGCCAGAGGCGGTCAATGGAGTCTATCTGTGGTGTGGTAGCAATAACAAGTGATGGGACAGCAAGATGA harbors:
- a CDS encoding glycosyltransferase family 2 protein, whose product is MSGTNNFDFLIPAFNEAGTLAVLIAGIREEGFAGEIVIVDDGSTDATADVAKSAAGVTVLSHSTNRGKGEALKTGFNHLIGRSQAKEPNWIITMDADLQHLPASLSGFIEAAESGRFDLIIGARQRFGTAMPLHRRFSNGLTSRLMSLATARKIQDAQCGFRCIRLELLRSIKLSTSHYDLESELIFKAVRLGARIGWVDIPTTYNGASSGIHGVADTVRFVRLFWRHMTDALYREAANVSR
- a CDS encoding T9SS type A sorting domain-containing protein; the protein is MPLLRKRSCRHPIFLLTPFREAYDVKTYPFYIAFSIVLHLAVPSLVIATTPQIDSIDRLWPIDSPLDRLQPHRPQLPRRDPGNYYGQFLATCEFLTRMQESDPEDANFGGLHEGEDNALWAIVETDNTQEAIRVWSLYGLLFDDPDRYRANIEAAWLYCTRFPAWRESPPGQFYALHNAGWGIMAEMAYREVYGNDRLEYAIQCADHLVEFTPEFTPDHADRLMPLVAGWAAGTLFLFAENINNDDYRNAALEIATDVIGWIDARPARLNANEIWALCGGTAMWGVLNSLGFDRPDDTREWAVSRLEQMDIFAGRGEWNNSWNIWYAHAWWSAFQLTGNREYVSNAIAIVDSLIAQDHDHDGGIPATIGDRDNRDQSWVSAYTAWMGLYNNLDQLPQIDAAVLGLLSPRLNRPYPAGEGLRLSVSLVSEGAQERLIVPFRLTGALEVEDRFVIEGWNPAEVILHETWEIPAPGSHNFELVLLHEEDADRSDDTLRWRIEALPTAEVQVSALNERDQSIELMARFYHTALDSTEPPVEIHVPPGNFGSGRMMTGRYRVELDPVFPYVSRVIEDYEVRAGEVNSMSLRFEQPPILLVDNDSATTFSPFYESSLDAAGYPFIRWTRLTGGSIASLTTGFQAIIYFTGNRRTGTVPSDDRAELAAFHRGGGHVFVTGQNVVDDLHDSQFMSNFLHSRRVADSTGRRQVTGVAGDDLFEGMNFLLVGNRGANNQASTAAVSPVNGGVACAFYTGTHDSVAAVRWTQPSGAKGLFLAFGFEGISGQGGTTSRESALSSIMDWFGIEAGVGDHPGPSPYPTNWRLVSIWPNPFNGRLSIHIEGHIPTSSKIQIFDLAGRIVEQLPLNNPGLLNWEAKDKSGRLLPNGPYFLSIPDMASGRSSTKRVVLVK
- a CDS encoding protein-L-isoaspartate(D-aspartate) O-methyltransferase, giving the protein MYRAERDAMVKYQLEKRGIADRRVIEAMRRLERHHFVSVEEEPYAYEDRPIAIGYRQTISQPYIVALMTQTLMLGGSERVLEIGTGSGYQTALLALLAREVLTIERHPELTVRARKRIEVLEIVNVSFKIGDGTIGWPELAPYDRILVTAGAPKVPLPLISQLEPGGRLVIPVGGRRTQVLKVVSKSIGGDLSFEERGGCLFVPLVGQEGWDSE